One window of the Oligoflexus sp. genome contains the following:
- a CDS encoding ATP-binding protein, protein MKNDPTDRTVDLTNCDQEPIHIPGSIQPHGVLVGIKESSRVIELVSNNIFDFFGYSAESILQKDISILFDEPSLKNIFDCLGSVSDPRLCGPLEVKHQNAGQSRLMQGILHRSSGLLIIELEDHGSSANGIFDNYHLRLRQTISGMREMDRVDEMCHRAAQEVKHLTGFDRVMLYRFDSDWNGQVVAEAREAHLEPFLGLHYPASDIPEQARRLYTINRLRLIADRDYTPAPLIAHSQSKLHEPIDLSHSVLRSVSPIHLQYLRNMGVEASMSVSLVQEGKLWGLIACHHYAPKHVSYDVRLACESLAQILSWQIASRERSDHNSPRAAAAQFMSDILTSAAAASSLIEGLLQRSADLLQLVQAQGVAIKYRNQIATAGVTPSKTDITELVAWLQAQDKKDVYVTHKLSRDFPEAARFAHTASGIIVIHLHSGHDDCIIWFRPELVSIVNWAGNPGKIQDPETNRLTPRGSFALWQETVNGQSQHWLDWQVEAATRFLYLLVASIVRKAEEIENLNRELQYANQAKDEFLAMVSHELRTPLNSMIGWMQMIRGGLLHESEYEDAYQTIERNAYDQLQLIEDLIDISRIVSGKMQIHAEVIDVNRVLQNAISSVKPALQSKGIQLINNLKQPVMVYADPDRLQQVFWNLLNNAVKFTPKQGRIDLEFAQEDSNVRISIQDSGQGIEPDLLPFIFDRFRQGDNSMARKHLGLGLGLAICRHLIELHGGRIRAHSTGKNQGARFEIELPIAPLDMAVQGLRETPSDFFRLECPPVLQNKRILIVDDEPASRKVLALVFTRLGLTVELAESGEAALQILIGKTFDFIVSDIGMPTMDGFQFAEALRARGRTGGGAIPAIALSAYTRGQDKTRAFRSGFQAHVAKPVDIKELLEVMEKLCESGT, encoded by the coding sequence ATGAAAAATGATCCGACCGATCGCACCGTGGATCTCACCAACTGTGACCAGGAACCCATTCACATCCCTGGATCCATTCAGCCTCATGGCGTGCTTGTGGGAATCAAGGAAAGCAGTCGGGTCATTGAACTTGTCAGCAACAATATTTTCGATTTCTTCGGATACTCGGCCGAATCCATTCTGCAAAAAGACATTTCGATACTGTTTGATGAGCCCAGCCTGAAGAACATCTTCGACTGCCTCGGCAGCGTGAGTGATCCGCGCCTCTGCGGACCTTTGGAGGTCAAGCATCAGAACGCGGGCCAGAGCCGCCTGATGCAGGGCATTCTGCATCGCAGCTCGGGTCTTCTCATCATCGAGCTTGAGGATCATGGAAGCAGCGCAAACGGAATTTTCGACAATTACCATCTGCGCCTGCGGCAAACCATCTCCGGCATGCGGGAGATGGATAGGGTAGATGAGATGTGTCATCGCGCGGCGCAGGAGGTCAAACATCTGACAGGATTCGATCGCGTCATGCTTTATCGCTTTGACAGCGATTGGAATGGCCAGGTGGTGGCGGAAGCCAGGGAAGCCCACCTGGAGCCTTTCCTGGGCCTTCATTATCCGGCCTCCGATATACCGGAGCAGGCCCGGCGCCTTTATACCATCAATAGGCTGCGCCTGATTGCAGATCGCGATTACACCCCGGCTCCTTTGATCGCCCATTCTCAGTCCAAGCTGCACGAACCCATTGATTTGAGCCATTCCGTTCTAAGGAGTGTGTCACCCATTCACCTGCAGTATCTTCGCAACATGGGCGTTGAGGCGTCCATGTCGGTTTCTCTGGTGCAGGAGGGAAAGCTCTGGGGACTGATCGCCTGCCATCACTATGCCCCCAAGCATGTGTCCTACGATGTGCGACTCGCCTGCGAATCGCTCGCGCAGATCCTATCCTGGCAGATCGCATCCCGTGAACGTAGCGATCATAATTCGCCGCGCGCGGCCGCCGCCCAGTTCATGTCGGATATCCTCACCAGCGCTGCCGCAGCCTCATCTTTGATCGAAGGCCTTTTGCAGCGCTCGGCGGATCTTTTGCAGCTGGTGCAGGCTCAGGGCGTAGCCATCAAATATCGGAATCAGATCGCGACTGCGGGCGTCACGCCGAGCAAGACCGACATTACCGAGCTGGTGGCCTGGCTTCAGGCTCAGGATAAAAAAGACGTTTACGTGACTCATAAACTGTCCAGGGATTTTCCGGAAGCCGCGCGTTTTGCTCATACCGCGTCTGGCATCATTGTCATTCATCTGCATTCCGGACACGACGATTGCATCATCTGGTTTCGACCGGAGTTGGTCAGCATCGTCAACTGGGCTGGAAATCCCGGCAAGATTCAGGATCCAGAAACCAATCGTCTGACCCCGCGCGGTTCTTTTGCGCTGTGGCAGGAGACGGTGAACGGACAATCGCAGCACTGGCTTGATTGGCAGGTGGAAGCGGCCACGCGTTTTCTTTATCTCCTGGTTGCCAGCATCGTGCGTAAGGCTGAGGAGATTGAAAACCTGAACCGGGAGCTGCAGTATGCGAACCAGGCCAAGGATGAATTTCTGGCCATGGTCTCGCATGAACTGCGAACGCCTTTGAATTCCATGATCGGCTGGATGCAGATGATACGCGGCGGGCTTTTGCATGAAAGCGAATATGAAGATGCCTATCAAACCATCGAGCGCAATGCCTATGATCAGCTGCAGCTGATCGAGGATCTGATCGATATCTCGCGCATCGTCAGCGGCAAGATGCAGATCCACGCCGAGGTCATCGATGTGAATCGCGTGCTGCAGAATGCCATCAGTTCGGTGAAGCCCGCGCTTCAGTCCAAGGGTATTCAGCTGATCAATAACCTTAAGCAGCCGGTCATGGTCTATGCTGATCCCGATCGTCTGCAGCAGGTTTTTTGGAACCTTCTGAACAACGCTGTGAAATTCACGCCCAAGCAGGGGCGCATCGACCTTGAATTCGCGCAGGAGGATTCCAACGTCCGCATATCCATCCAGGACAGCGGTCAGGGTATCGAACCCGACCTTCTGCCTTTCATTTTCGATCGCTTCCGTCAGGGCGACAACAGCATGGCCCGCAAGCATCTGGGACTCGGCTTGGGCCTTGCCATCTGCCGTCACTTGATAGAACTGCACGGTGGTCGCATCCGGGCGCATAGCACGGGCAAGAATCAGGGGGCGCGTTTTGAGATCGAACTTCCGATCGCGCCTTTGGACATGGCCGTGCAGGGACTACGGGAGACACCGAGTGATTTTTTTCGCCTGGAGTGTCCGCCCGTCCTGCAGAACAAGCGCATTCTCATAGTCGATGATGAGCCGGCGTCACGCAAGGTTCTGGCTCTGGTCTTCACGCGGCTGGGGCTGACTGTGGAGCTGGCGGAAAGTGGCGAGGCGGCGCTGCAGATTCTGATCGGCAAGACCTTTGACTTTATAGTTTCCGACATCGGCATGCCGACGATGGATGGTTTTCAATTCGCCGAGGCCCTTAGGGCCCGTGGACGCACAGGAGGCGGCGCGATTCCGGCGATTGCCCTGAGCGCCTATACCCGAGGGCAGGATAAAACCCGGGCCTTTCGCAGTGGGTTTCAGGCTCATGTGGCGAAGCCCGTGGATATCAAGGAATTGCTTGAGGTGATGGAAAAGCTGTGTGAGAGCGGGACTTGA
- a CDS encoding ATPase domain-containing protein: protein MALDGLQTRKLVPTGISGLDDILLGGVMLGNVIILEGMPGTGKTTLALEFLYRGAAEMNEPGLLLSFETSPEKLRRDAAGFGWDLLELERQDKLKILEPEPKGLWDDLQNGEGPVFQELNRLGAKRLVIDSLTPLRIMAEQNGPYALRAILHKLLDQLIKIPVTAMITTEISSTRPVGETGALAEQYLGDTVMTLRKQARRRSVHRSIEIAKSRGQDFISGWHSLKIREGHGISVFPRVYARPRDNEEQPTSTYRVSSGNASLDSMLGGGLLKGSITLVSGVSGTGKTILGMQFLSEGARAQERCLLVSLDEHPEQILRNADALGLDFRSLHEAEHILLHYDSPLEVELDEHFYWVKGLVEKHNVTRVVIDSVATYENALPDESREFSVALANYLKGRMVTTIFNFECPELLGISQINDRMKSSAIADSIVLLNYIEISTMIRRAITIPKSRGSQPDHRTREYRIEQGGITILDDKSVEGVERVPQLPLSSYYGVLARAPTRHSPIIDEHVAAGKPLPKSKLPKSSLKDKKESTGKARSRKGR from the coding sequence ATGGCCTTGGACGGTCTTCAAACGAGAAAGCTTGTTCCGACAGGAATTTCAGGATTGGATGATATCCTGCTCGGCGGTGTGATGCTGGGCAACGTGATCATTCTCGAGGGCATGCCCGGGACCGGGAAAACGACGCTGGCGTTGGAATTTCTTTATCGAGGCGCGGCGGAGATGAATGAGCCGGGGCTTCTGCTCAGCTTCGAAACCTCGCCGGAAAAGCTGCGACGGGATGCGGCGGGCTTTGGTTGGGATCTGCTCGAACTGGAGCGCCAGGACAAATTGAAAATCCTGGAACCGGAACCGAAGGGCCTTTGGGATGATCTGCAGAATGGCGAAGGCCCTGTCTTTCAGGAGCTGAATCGACTGGGCGCGAAACGCTTGGTGATAGATAGTTTGACACCGCTGCGAATCATGGCGGAGCAGAACGGTCCTTATGCATTGCGCGCCATACTTCATAAACTGCTCGATCAGCTGATCAAGATTCCGGTGACCGCCATGATCACGACAGAAATCAGCAGCACCCGGCCTGTTGGAGAAACCGGGGCGCTGGCCGAACAGTACCTGGGTGATACTGTCATGACCCTGCGCAAACAGGCCAGGCGCCGCAGCGTGCATCGCTCGATTGAAATAGCCAAGTCGCGCGGCCAGGACTTTATCTCGGGATGGCACTCTCTTAAGATTCGCGAAGGGCACGGCATTTCCGTCTTTCCCCGCGTTTATGCCCGTCCTCGGGATAATGAGGAGCAGCCGACCTCCACGTATCGCGTTTCCTCGGGCAATGCGTCGCTCGACAGCATGCTCGGCGGTGGTCTTTTGAAAGGCTCCATCACTCTGGTCAGCGGTGTTTCGGGCACGGGAAAAACCATTTTGGGGATGCAGTTCCTCAGCGAAGGCGCCCGAGCGCAGGAGCGCTGCCTTCTGGTATCCTTGGATGAGCATCCCGAGCAAATCCTAAGAAACGCCGATGCTCTTGGACTCGACTTCCGTAGCCTCCACGAAGCGGAGCATATCCTTCTTCACTACGATTCGCCGTTGGAAGTGGAACTCGATGAACATTTCTATTGGGTCAAAGGCCTTGTGGAAAAACACAATGTCACGCGGGTGGTCATCGACTCCGTGGCGACCTATGAAAACGCCTTGCCCGATGAATCCCGTGAGTTTTCTGTGGCGCTGGCCAATTATCTGAAAGGCCGCATGGTGACCACGATCTTCAACTTTGAATGCCCCGAGCTGCTCGGGATTTCCCAGATCAATGATCGCATGAAGTCCTCGGCCATCGCCGATAGCATCGTGCTGCTGAACTACATTGAAATTTCCACCATGATCCGTCGGGCCATCACCATTCCCAAGTCGCGCGGCAGTCAACCCGATCATCGCACGCGGGAATATCGGATCGAGCAGGGCGGCATCACCATCCTCGATGATAAGTCCGTCGAGGGCGTGGAACGCGTGCCGCAGCTGCCCTTGTCCAGCTATTACGGTGTCCTGGCCCGGGCTCCGACGCGGCACAGTCCGATCATTGATGAGCATGTGGCAGCGGGCAAGCCTCTGCCGAAGTCCAAGCTGCCCAAATCCTCGCTCAAGGATAAAAAAGAGAGCACAGGCAAAGCCCGGAGCAGGAAAGGACGCTGA